A segment of the Lolium perenne isolate Kyuss_39 chromosome 3, Kyuss_2.0, whole genome shotgun sequence genome:
ACATACATACATAAAAAAGTTCGTATTACACAAATACTTATACAAGCTACTAAATACCTCTATGCATTCATATACTTCAATAGTAGAATGATACCAGCACCAGGTCGGCCTTATTTGATTTGGCACACAAGTTAACTTGCAGTTGCCTTACTGCTTATCCTTCCCCATGTAACAACGGAGAACACATACACATTTTCATATAGCTTATCGAAGAGGCGGAAATAAGCATTCCTCCAAGATCTTTTAAACAGTAGAGCACATAAAACAACCCAGAGTCCCGCCAAAAAGCCAGCTGTTAGCCCAAAGTAGAAGAACAACACTGGATCATAACCATTTTCACTTCCCTGATGCTGATTACCATGCTCAGGCTCATCGTTGCCTGGGCAACTCTTTTCAAGAGGAGGCCCGCAAAGACCGCTATTGCCACTGTACATGAACGGGTTCTCATTGTAGAGGGTGTCAAGTTGACCTCCTGTCGGAATTCTTCCCGCAAGACTATTGTATGACAAGTCCAAGGAGCTTAGATACGTCAAATCTGACAAGCTTGATGGGGTTTCACCGGAAAGGTTGTTCCTTGAGAGGTCCAGCGATTCTAGTGATTTCATAGACCCAATCTTCATAGAAATTTTCCCGCTCAGGAGATTCCTCGATAGATTCAAATTCAACAATCCATTAAGAGAACCTATCTCATTTggaatttcactagttaagcggtTGAGTGACAAGTCAATGCTGACCATCTCGTTAAATGCAGATGTGCCATATTTAAGCTCCTGCTGCTTCATCACCACAGATAAAATATCCTtccctttttcctcttctttttcCTCTTCTAACCAATTAGACTCCAATCTCGGCGGATGGTCTAGGGTCATTGCTGTTAATTTGGACAAGGACAACGGAATTGATCCTGATATATTGTTGCTCGCTAAACTGAAGTATTGAAGTAGTTTAAGATTTGTGATGTTGACTGGAATATCCCCGTAAAACATGTTATGGTTTAGCTGCAGGAATCGCAAGTTCACCAATTCTCCAATCCACGCAGGTAACATTCCGTGGAACTTGTTCACCCCAAGATCAAGGAAAATCAGAAAAtggctggccttgagccaagatGGAAAATTTCCGGAGAAGTTATTGTTACTTAAGAGTAGAAATGCAATGCTCATTGCAGAACAACGCGGGAATTCTCCCTCAAAATGGTTATTGGATAAATCCAATATAGCAAAGCGTttcgattcacatatagccttagGAACATGACCAGTAAGGTAATTGGAGGACAGACTTAGTTGTGTAAGATTTGGACCTCCAAAATCTAATGGCAAAGGTCCTGACAAGGAGTTCATAGAGATGGCCAGTTCGGTGAGGCTTCTTGGTAACATTGGTATCTGGCCAGTTAGTTGATTCAAACTGAGCTGTAGCGTGCCCAAACTAGTGAGTTTCCTTAACCCAGATGGTATGGCTCCAGTAATGCTGTTATTAGAAAGGTAAAGATATCTTAAGCTGGTCAAGTGCCCCACCATATCTGGCAATGTTCCTGTCATGTTGTTGTCAGACGAACTCAGGAAGAACAATTTGCTAGACGAACATTGTGGCAGCTTCCTTACAAATTCTGTTATGTTCCCAAGCGCGAGGCCACCATCAAGCCATAGGGTTTCTAGATCACAGAGAATTTTCAAGTCTACCGTCATTGTGGCAGAATTACCATTATCGTTGAACGCTAGGTGTTGGAGGGTTGTCATATCTCCTAGCGCATCAGGGAATGGGCCATAGAGATAGGTTGAAACTAGTGCTAGGTGCTTGATGCATTTTAAGTTCCAAAACCAGCAGGTTTCAATTGGATG
Coding sequences within it:
- the LOC127325573 gene encoding uncharacterized protein: MHRSIARLVLLLAIAAVSCGFFVVAHASCWPHERDALLAFKQGINDTDDVLASWQKRHHDCCQRWTGVTCSNKTGHVTELDLGETGLVGQISPSLLSLQHLEYLDLSLTYLHGPSGHVFPEFLCSLHNLRHLDLSYISFSGRVPPQLGNLSKLEYLDLAWTSLHGLNGRVFPEFLCSLHNLRHLDLSNTLFSGRVPPQLANLSKLDYLDLSRTLLSGILPPQLGNLSNLRHLGLDSMENIHTADISWLTHLRILEYVDLSDINLSAVDVFLVANTIPTLKTLILINCSLPNANQTLTHLNLTKLENLDLSINYLGHPIETCWFWNLKCIKHLALVSTYLYGPFPDALGDMTTLQHLAFNDNGNSATMTVDLKILCDLETLWLDGGLALGNITEFVRKLPQCSSSKLFFLSSSDNNMTGTLPDMVGHLTSLRYLYLSNNSITGAIPSGLRKLTSLGTLQLSLNQLTGQIPMLPRSLTELAISMNSLSGPLPLDFGGPNLTQLSLSSNYLTGHVPKAICESKRFAILDLSNNHFEGEFPRCSAMSIAFLLLSNNNFSGNFPSWLKASHFLIFLDLGVNKFHGMLPAWIGELVNLRFLQLNHNMFYGDIPVNITNLKLLQYFSLASNNISGSIPLSLSKLTAMTLDHPPRLESNWLEEEKEEEKGKDILSVVMKQQELKYGTSAFNEMVSIDLSLNRLTSEIPNEIGSLNGLLNLNLSRNLLSGKISMKIGSMKSLESLDLSRNNLSGETPSSLSDLTYLSSLDLSYNSLAGRIPTGGQLDTLYNENPFMYSGNSGLCGPPLEKSCPGNDEPEHGNQHQGSENGYDPVLFFYFGLTAGFLAGLWVVLCALLFKRSWRNAYFRLFDKLYENVYVFSVVTWGRISSKATAS